From a single Planococcus shenhongbingii genomic region:
- a CDS encoding acyl-CoA dehydrogenase has translation MNFQLSEEHEMIRKMVRDFANNEVAPTAEERDEEERFDREIFDKMAELGLTGIPWPEEYGGIGSDYLAYCIAVEELSRVCASTGVTLSAHTSLAGWPVYTFGTEEQKQKYLRPMAEGTKIGAYGLTEPQSGSDAGGMKTNAKEDGDHYILNGSKIFITNGGIADIYIVFAVTDPDSKHKGTTAFIVEKDFEGFSVGKKEKKLGIRSSPTTEIIFDNCRVPKENMLGELGQGFKIAMQTLDGGRNGIAAQAVGIAQGALDASVNYAKEREQFGKPISANQGISFKLADMATSIEASRLLTYQAAWLESNKLSYSKESAMAKLMAGDTAMKVTVEAVQVFGGYGYTKDYPVERFMRDAKITQIYEGTQEIQRLVISRMVTK, from the coding sequence ATGAATTTTCAATTGAGCGAGGAACATGAAATGATCCGTAAAATGGTACGCGATTTTGCAAACAATGAAGTGGCGCCGACTGCTGAAGAACGCGACGAAGAAGAGCGTTTTGACCGCGAAATTTTTGATAAAATGGCGGAACTGGGACTGACAGGAATTCCTTGGCCAGAAGAATACGGCGGAATCGGCTCGGATTATTTGGCATATTGTATTGCTGTTGAAGAGTTGTCCCGTGTCTGTGCATCAACAGGCGTAACGCTTTCAGCCCATACTTCACTTGCTGGCTGGCCGGTATACACATTCGGCACAGAAGAGCAGAAACAGAAATACCTGCGCCCGATGGCTGAAGGAACAAAAATCGGCGCATATGGCTTGACTGAACCGCAATCAGGTTCTGATGCTGGCGGAATGAAAACAAATGCCAAAGAAGACGGCGACCATTACATTTTAAACGGTTCGAAAATCTTCATTACAAACGGCGGCATTGCCGATATCTATATTGTTTTTGCGGTAACTGACCCGGATTCAAAACATAAAGGCACAACTGCTTTTATTGTTGAAAAAGATTTTGAAGGCTTCTCAGTTGGCAAGAAAGAGAAAAAACTCGGCATTCGTTCAAGTCCGACAACTGAAATCATTTTCGATAATTGCCGCGTACCAAAAGAAAACATGTTGGGTGAATTGGGACAAGGATTTAAAATTGCGATGCAGACGCTTGACGGCGGCCGCAATGGCATCGCAGCCCAAGCAGTCGGCATCGCTCAAGGCGCTTTGGATGCATCCGTAAATTATGCGAAAGAACGCGAGCAATTCGGCAAGCCGATTTCGGCAAACCAAGGCATTTCGTTCAAACTGGCAGATATGGCGACTTCAATCGAAGCGTCACGTTTGTTGACTTATCAGGCGGCATGGCTTGAATCGAACAAACTGTCCTATAGCAAAGAATCGGCGATGGCAAAATTGATGGCTGGCGACACGGCGATGAAAGTAACGGTTGAAGCGGTTCAAGTATTCGGCGGCTACGGCTATACGAAAGATTATCCGGTTGAGC
- a CDS encoding acyl-CoA dehydrogenase yields the protein MDLRFTEEQLMMRNMVRDFAKEEITPFIEQMEQGAFPREILKKMADLGLMGITAPDKYGGSEMDFTSYIIAIHELSKVSAVIGVILSVHTSVGTNPILNFGTEEQIQKYIPKLASGDYLGAFALTEPSAGSDAGSLKTKAVLNGDHYILNGSKVFITNGGEADTYIVFASTKPEAGTRGISAFIVEKEFPGLIVGKDEKKMGLHGSRTVQLTFDNLKVPVENLLGKENKGFSIAMANLNVGRIGIAAQALGIAEAAYEYSVAYAKERQQFGKSIADNQGIGFKLADMATQVEAAKLLVYNAADLYARGKDCNKEASIAKLFASKAAMDNAIEAVQVFGGYGYTEDYPVERLFRDAKITEIYEGTSEIQRIVISKQLLK from the coding sequence ATGGATTTGCGTTTTACTGAAGAGCAGTTGATGATGCGAAATATGGTCCGTGATTTTGCAAAAGAAGAAATTACTCCTTTTATCGAGCAGATGGAACAAGGGGCGTTTCCAAGAGAAATATTAAAGAAGATGGCAGATTTGGGCTTAATGGGGATTACCGCTCCTGATAAATACGGCGGATCTGAAATGGACTTTACTTCCTACATCATCGCGATTCATGAATTGTCGAAAGTGAGTGCGGTGATCGGCGTGATTCTTTCAGTTCATACTTCAGTCGGCACAAATCCGATCTTGAACTTTGGGACAGAAGAACAGATTCAAAAATATATTCCGAAACTGGCGTCAGGTGACTATTTGGGTGCTTTCGCACTGACTGAGCCTTCAGCAGGATCGGATGCAGGAAGCTTAAAAACAAAAGCGGTCTTGAATGGCGATCATTATATTTTGAACGGCTCGAAAGTGTTTATTACCAATGGCGGTGAAGCTGATACATATATTGTGTTCGCTTCAACAAAACCGGAAGCGGGAACACGGGGGATTTCTGCTTTTATCGTCGAGAAAGAATTTCCGGGTTTAATCGTCGGCAAAGATGAAAAGAAAATGGGGCTTCACGGTTCGAGAACGGTGCAATTGACATTCGATAATTTGAAAGTACCGGTTGAAAATCTGCTCGGCAAAGAAAACAAAGGCTTCAGCATAGCGATGGCGAACTTAAATGTCGGCCGCATCGGCATAGCCGCACAAGCTTTAGGGATTGCCGAAGCAGCATACGAATATTCGGTAGCATACGCAAAAGAACGTCAGCAATTCGGAAAATCGATTGCGGACAACCAAGGCATCGGCTTTAAACTGGCAGACATGGCAACGCAAGTGGAAGCGGCAAAACTGCTCGTTTACAACGCAGCCGACTTATACGCCAGAGGCAAAGACTGCAATAAAGAGGCTTCGATCGCGAAGCTGTTCGCTTCAAAAGCGGCAATGGACAACGCCATCGAAGCCGTCCAAGTATTTGGCGGCTACGGCTATACAGAAGATTACCCGGTCGAGCGTCTGTTCCGCGATGCGAAAATCACCGAAATCTACGAAGGCACGAGTGAAATACAGCGAATTGTTATTAGTAAGCAACTATTAAAATAA
- a CDS encoding 3-hydroxybutyryl-CoA dehydrogenase, which yields MAIQNVMVIGAGQMGSGIAQVCAQSGFNVKLNDMKQEAYDRGIAAITKNLSRNVEKGRMTEEEKTAVLGRISSSLDLKDAHDADIVIEAAVENMEIKHSIFKTLDEVAPKHAILASNTSSLPITEVAAVTNRPEQVIGMHFMNPVPVMKLVEIIRGLATTDEVYKTVEEMTVKLSKTPVECNDFPGFVSNRILMPMINEAIFTLQEGVATKEAIDNIMRLGMNHPMGPLELADFIGLDTCLYIMEVLHDGFGDSKYRPSPLLRQYVKAGWLGKKTGRGFYEYS from the coding sequence ATGGCAATTCAAAATGTAATGGTAATCGGAGCCGGCCAGATGGGTTCCGGCATTGCACAAGTTTGTGCACAATCAGGGTTTAATGTGAAATTGAATGATATGAAACAAGAAGCATATGACCGCGGCATCGCGGCAATTACAAAAAACCTGTCACGCAATGTGGAAAAAGGACGCATGACGGAAGAAGAAAAAACGGCTGTTCTTGGCCGTATTTCTTCTTCCCTTGATTTGAAAGATGCACATGATGCAGATATTGTCATTGAAGCGGCAGTGGAGAACATGGAAATCAAACACAGCATCTTCAAAACCTTGGACGAAGTAGCTCCAAAGCACGCAATTCTGGCTTCGAATACATCTTCACTTCCTATTACGGAAGTCGCAGCCGTCACAAACCGTCCGGAACAAGTGATTGGCATGCATTTCATGAATCCGGTTCCGGTTATGAAACTGGTTGAAATAATCCGTGGCCTGGCAACAACAGATGAAGTTTATAAAACAGTCGAAGAAATGACTGTGAAATTATCCAAAACTCCAGTGGAATGCAACGACTTTCCGGGCTTTGTTTCAAACCGCATCTTGATGCCGATGATCAATGAAGCAATTTTCACCTTGCAAGAAGGAGTGGCCACGAAAGAAGCGATCGACAACATCATGCGCCTTGGGATGAACCACCCGATGGGCCCGCTCGAATTGGCGGATTTTATCGGACTTGATACATGTCTTTATATCATGGAAGTGCTGCATGATGGATTTGGCGACAGCAAATACCGCCCAAGTCCGCTTCTGCGCCAATATGTGAAAGCTGGATGGCTCGGCAAGAAAACAGGGCGTGGTTTCTATGAATACAGTTAA
- a CDS encoding acetyl-CoA C-acetyltransferase, translating into MAKTVIVDGARTAFGKFGGNLSTLSASELGAEAIKAAMSRADIQPEEVQEVIMGNVLQAGQGQIPSRQAAKKAGIPYNVKSETINKVCASGMRSVTLADQIIRLGDEEVIVAGGMESMSNAPYYLPRARWGLRMGDAQVVDGMVHDGLSCSFHPDRVHMGTYGNSTAEAFALTREAQDEWSARSHERAVKAKELFAEEIVAIEILQKKGDPITVDFDEAPRANSTIEALAKLKPAFGKDGTITAGNAPGINDGAVALVLMNEERAQKEGKNVLAHILAHTEVAIEPHRFPETPGIVINELLKKTGKTLDDIDLVEINEAFAAVALASSQIANLDAEKVNVNGGSVALGHPIGASGARIILTLAYELKRRGGGIGIAAICSGGGQGDAIMIEVPKQEAN; encoded by the coding sequence ATGGCAAAAACAGTGATTGTCGATGGGGCACGTACAGCATTTGGGAAGTTTGGGGGCAACTTAAGCACTTTGTCAGCAAGCGAATTAGGGGCAGAAGCGATTAAAGCAGCAATGAGCCGTGCGGATATCCAACCGGAAGAAGTGCAGGAAGTAATCATGGGGAACGTGCTGCAAGCTGGCCAGGGACAAATTCCATCACGCCAAGCAGCAAAAAAAGCAGGAATCCCGTACAACGTCAAATCAGAAACAATCAATAAAGTATGTGCTTCCGGCATGCGCAGCGTTACGCTTGCAGACCAGATCATCCGCTTGGGCGATGAAGAAGTCATCGTGGCAGGCGGCATGGAATCGATGTCGAATGCACCGTATTATTTGCCGAGAGCACGTTGGGGGCTTCGCATGGGGGATGCGCAAGTAGTCGACGGCATGGTCCATGACGGATTGTCTTGTTCATTCCATCCGGACCGCGTCCATATGGGGACTTACGGCAACTCGACAGCTGAAGCATTCGCATTGACGCGTGAAGCACAGGACGAATGGTCTGCCCGTTCGCATGAACGCGCGGTAAAAGCGAAAGAGTTATTTGCAGAAGAAATTGTAGCGATTGAAATTCTGCAGAAAAAAGGCGATCCGATTACAGTCGATTTCGATGAAGCACCTCGTGCCAATTCGACTATTGAAGCGCTGGCGAAACTGAAACCGGCGTTCGGCAAAGACGGCACCATCACAGCCGGCAACGCACCAGGCATCAACGACGGAGCAGTAGCCCTTGTATTGATGAATGAAGAGCGGGCGCAAAAAGAAGGAAAAAATGTACTGGCGCATATTTTGGCGCACACAGAAGTAGCGATTGAACCGCATCGATTCCCGGAAACTCCAGGAATCGTCATTAATGAATTATTGAAGAAAACAGGCAAGACGCTCGACGACATTGATTTGGTGGAAATCAACGAAGCCTTCGCAGCAGTAGCGTTGGCAAGTTCGCAAATTGCGAATTTGGATGCTGAAAAAGTGAACGTCAATGGCGGCTCTGTTGCACTTGGCCATCCAATCGGGGCGAGTGGGGCACGCATCATTTTGACACTTGCATACGAATTGAAACGCCGCGGAGGCGGTATTGGAATCGCAGCCATCTGTTCAGGCGGCGGACAAGGCGATGCAATCATGATTGAAGTTCCAAAACAGGAGGCAAACTGA
- a CDS encoding (Fe-S)-binding protein — protein sequence MEPLLIANWILFLAVTVYAVYLFLYLLKTRYDFIKLGKKVEFEENFKERFRKVMVNVFGQKKLLKDKKSGTIHVIFFYGFLLVQASAIDFIIKGLVPGAHLPLGPLYPAFTFFQEIVTLTILVAVVWAFYRRYIEKLVRLKRGWKAGLVLIFLGTLMVSVLVGNGAAMIWQGHETAWTEPVASVFATAFSALPVTAAGVIFYAMWWVHLLCLLTFLVYVPQSKHAHLIFGPVNTWFHRVDHVGRLKPINFEEMEDNEDEEAMPSFGVGKITDFSQSQMIDFYACVECGRCTNMCPATGTGKMLSPMDLITKLRDNLTNTGAVTTRQKPWVPALAFNNTKGNQLAMAAGAEGISIDELYSPSLIGDVITEEEIWACTTCRNCEDQCPVMNEHVDKIIDLRRYLVMTEGKMDKDAQRAMTNIEKQGNPWGLNRKEKENWRDARPDISIPTVKEMNKAGEEFEFLFWVGSMGSFDSRSQKIALSFARLMNEAGVKFAILGNKEKNSGDTPRRLGNEFLFQELATANIQEFEKAGIKKIVTIDPHAYNIFKNEYPDFGFKAEVYHHTEMLFELVQEGRLKPQFPVNERITFHDSCYLGRYNDVYDAPREILKAIEGVELVEMVRNRQDGMCCGAGGGLMWMEEDAGHRVNVARTEQALEVNPTMISSGCPYCLTMLSDGTKAKEVEDKVGTYDVAELLEMAVIGNRTAELEPATIQ from the coding sequence ATGGAGCCATTGCTCATAGCAAACTGGATTTTGTTTCTTGCAGTAACGGTTTATGCAGTTTACCTGTTTCTCTATTTATTGAAAACTAGGTATGATTTCATAAAGCTTGGCAAGAAAGTGGAGTTTGAGGAAAACTTTAAAGAACGTTTCCGCAAAGTCATGGTCAACGTTTTTGGCCAAAAGAAACTATTGAAAGATAAGAAGAGCGGAACGATCCATGTCATATTCTTTTATGGGTTCTTATTGGTGCAGGCAAGTGCCATTGATTTCATCATCAAAGGCTTGGTGCCAGGAGCGCATTTGCCGCTCGGGCCGCTTTATCCGGCGTTCACATTTTTCCAGGAAATCGTCACTTTGACGATCTTGGTCGCTGTCGTATGGGCATTCTATAGAAGATATATCGAGAAATTAGTTCGTTTAAAACGAGGCTGGAAAGCAGGCTTGGTGCTGATCTTCCTCGGCACACTGATGGTTTCTGTGCTAGTTGGAAATGGTGCAGCCATGATTTGGCAAGGCCATGAAACAGCTTGGACCGAACCAGTAGCATCTGTATTTGCGACTGCATTCTCAGCGCTTCCTGTAACTGCGGCAGGCGTTATCTTCTACGCTATGTGGTGGGTGCATCTATTGTGTCTATTAACATTCCTGGTCTATGTGCCGCAATCGAAGCACGCTCACTTGATTTTCGGGCCGGTTAATACATGGTTCCACCGTGTAGACCATGTGGGCCGCTTGAAACCAATCAACTTTGAAGAAATGGAAGACAATGAAGACGAAGAAGCCATGCCATCATTCGGTGTCGGCAAAATCACGGACTTCAGCCAGTCGCAGATGATCGACTTCTACGCTTGCGTAGAATGCGGACGCTGCACAAATATGTGTCCGGCAACTGGCACAGGAAAAATGCTTTCGCCGATGGATCTGATTACAAAACTTCGGGATAACTTAACCAATACAGGTGCGGTCACGACCCGCCAAAAGCCTTGGGTGCCTGCACTCGCATTCAATAACACCAAAGGAAACCAACTGGCGATGGCTGCTGGTGCTGAAGGGATCAGTATCGACGAACTTTACAGCCCGAGCTTGATTGGAGACGTCATCACAGAAGAAGAAATTTGGGCATGCACGACTTGCCGCAACTGTGAAGACCAATGTCCGGTAATGAATGAACACGTGGATAAAATCATCGACCTTCGCCGTTACTTGGTAATGACGGAAGGGAAAATGGACAAAGATGCACAGCGCGCAATGACAAATATCGAAAAGCAGGGCAATCCATGGGGTCTTAACCGCAAAGAAAAAGAAAACTGGAGAGATGCACGTCCAGATATCAGCATTCCAACTGTTAAAGAAATGAACAAAGCCGGAGAAGAATTTGAATTCTTGTTCTGGGTAGGTTCAATGGGTTCGTTCGACAGCCGCTCTCAAAAAATCGCGTTATCATTTGCACGATTGATGAACGAAGCTGGTGTCAAATTCGCGATTCTTGGCAATAAAGAAAAGAACTCCGGGGATACACCGAGACGTTTAGGGAATGAATTCTTATTCCAGGAACTGGCGACAGCAAATATCCAGGAGTTTGAAAAAGCGGGAATCAAGAAAATCGTCACGATTGACCCGCACGCCTACAATATCTTTAAAAATGAATACCCTGATTTCGGATTTAAAGCCGAAGTTTACCACCATACAGAGATGCTATTCGAGTTGGTGCAGGAAGGCCGCTTGAAACCGCAATTCCCGGTAAACGAACGCATTACATTCCATGATTCCTGCTACCTCGGCCGCTACAACGATGTCTATGACGCACCGCGTGAAATTCTGAAAGCGATCGAAGGCGTAGAATTGGTTGAAATGGTACGTAATCGCCAGGACGGAATGTGCTGCGGAGCCGGAGGCGGATTGATGTGGATGGAAGAAGATGCAGGTCACCGCGTCAACGTTGCCCGCACCGAACAAGCACTGGAAGTGAACCCGACAATGATTTCCTCCGGCTGTCCATACTGTTTGACAATGTTGTCAGACGGCACAAAAGCGAAAGAAGTCGAAGATAAAGTCGGCACATACGATGTTGCTGAATTGCTTGAAATGGCAGTTATCGGAAATCGCACAGCAGAATTAGAGCCGGCAACCATTCAATAA
- a CDS encoding alpha-ribazole-5-phosphate synthase, with the protein MRHELQMGEWVITSDNSAAIGEKPHDVVAASDKITAKFAARVALLEQWAAGSDPEAILLHNFSGETQWNRYAEGIHELFAEIGIEAPKIAGSSETNMETLQSGLAVTMLGRRREEINSESLQWFIYGMPLVGKEVLEKREQIADMKKIYEALRERLAAQIWPVGSKGIAKEAEHLFGRKISMAAEVDLEVSGGPASCVLIGVRPEQIESLKLHFGQYVFPLEMEAPR; encoded by the coding sequence ATGCGCCATGAATTGCAAATGGGGGAATGGGTGATCACATCCGACAACTCAGCAGCAATCGGAGAAAAACCGCACGATGTGGTGGCGGCTTCTGATAAAATTACGGCTAAATTTGCTGCACGGGTGGCACTGCTTGAGCAGTGGGCAGCCGGAAGCGATCCGGAAGCGATCCTGTTGCATAACTTCAGCGGCGAAACTCAGTGGAACCGGTATGCAGAAGGAATCCATGAGCTGTTCGCCGAAATTGGAATCGAAGCGCCTAAAATTGCCGGCAGTTCTGAAACCAATATGGAAACGCTGCAGTCGGGTCTAGCGGTGACCATGCTCGGCAGGAGACGCGAGGAAATAAACTCCGAAAGCCTGCAATGGTTTATTTACGGGATGCCTTTGGTCGGCAAAGAGGTGCTGGAAAAAAGGGAACAAATTGCGGACATGAAAAAAATTTATGAAGCGTTGAGAGAAAGGCTTGCTGCCCAAATTTGGCCGGTCGGCTCGAAAGGCATTGCCAAGGAAGCGGAGCATTTATTCGGCCGGAAAATTTCAATGGCCGCTGAAGTGGATCTTGAAGTTTCAGGCGGACCAGCGAGCTGCGTGCTGATTGGCGTTCGGCCGGAACAGATTGAATCGTTGAAGCTGCATTTCGGCCAATATGTTTTTCCTTTAGAGATGGAAGCGCCACGATGA
- a CDS encoding ECF transporter S component, which produces MTNPSTNKITLAALFISLSAIGGMIKIPLGIASIALDSLPALVAVLFLSAPLAGTVAAFGHLLSALFGGMPLGPFHIIIALEMWAAVWLFAKLHNANRTALKWPVFIICNGLLAAIPFYFLLSPAFFYASVLGLLMAATINAVGAAIVLPFMNKVGEKVL; this is translated from the coding sequence ATGACTAATCCATCGACAAACAAAATCACGCTGGCTGCTTTGTTCATCAGCTTATCGGCTATCGGCGGCATGATTAAAATCCCGCTCGGAATCGCATCGATTGCCCTCGATTCCTTGCCGGCTCTTGTAGCAGTTTTGTTCCTTTCCGCACCGCTTGCTGGAACAGTAGCAGCTTTCGGACATTTACTTTCTGCATTATTTGGCGGCATGCCACTAGGACCTTTCCATATTATCATTGCATTGGAAATGTGGGCGGCGGTCTGGCTTTTTGCCAAGCTGCACAATGCAAACAGAACGGCCTTAAAATGGCCGGTATTCATTATCTGCAACGGGTTACTCGCGGCGATTCCATTTTACTTTCTATTGTCTCCGGCATTTTTCTATGCGTCAGTACTGGGGCTGCTGATGGCTGCGACTATTAATGCAGTTGGAGCAGCAATCGTTCTGCCGTTTATGAATAAAGTCGGAGAGAAGGTTTTATAA
- a CDS encoding cob(I)yrinic acid a,c-diamide adenosyltransferase — translation MRIYTRTGDKGQTSLIGARADKDAPRIEAYGTIDEVNSFIGKAMTELDPEKFADLLADLEAIQNELFDCGGDLADVRKEPQYKMTEQPVEVLESRIDDLMEEPPLLERFILPGGTPAAATLHIARTITRRAERQTVTLMKVGEDFPLVVQRYLNRLSDYLFAAARVANSRTGVPDNEYVRSAKVFRNGGRAKKND, via the coding sequence ATGAGAATTTATACGAGAACCGGTGATAAAGGGCAGACTAGTTTGATAGGCGCTCGCGCTGACAAAGATGCACCGCGGATTGAAGCTTACGGCACGATTGATGAAGTCAATTCATTTATTGGCAAGGCGATGACGGAGCTTGATCCGGAGAAATTTGCAGATTTGCTGGCTGATCTGGAAGCGATTCAGAACGAATTGTTCGATTGTGGCGGCGATTTGGCGGATGTCCGCAAAGAGCCTCAATATAAAATGACTGAACAGCCGGTGGAAGTGCTGGAATCGCGCATTGATGATTTGATGGAAGAGCCGCCGCTATTGGAGCGATTCATTTTGCCTGGCGGTACGCCTGCAGCAGCGACTCTCCACATTGCCCGTACGATTACGCGCCGGGCAGAACGCCAGACAGTTACATTGATGAAAGTGGGGGAAGATTTTCCGCTGGTCGTCCAGCGCTATTTGAACCGCTTGTCGGATTATTTATTCGCTGCAGCGCGCGTTGCCAATTCACGGACAGGGGTTCCGGATAATGAATACGTCCGCAGTGCGAAAGTATTCAGGAACGGTGGACGTGCGAAGAAAAATGACTAA
- a CDS encoding bifunctional adenosylcobinamide kinase/adenosylcobinamide-phosphate guanylyltransferase yields the protein MHIVFGGAFNGKRQYVKELLENRKYVWYEGKLPDQAASFLVIAGIEEWVKAQLDKGIDEKDITRGIEQAISLQPINQQIWILTDMNRGIVPVDPLERELRDVIGRLYQHLFKKADHITRIWYGIPQTIKGADEHENLYENR from the coding sequence ATGCATATCGTGTTCGGTGGAGCCTTTAACGGCAAACGCCAATATGTAAAAGAGTTATTGGAGAATCGGAAATATGTCTGGTATGAAGGAAAGTTGCCGGACCAAGCTGCATCTTTTCTGGTAATTGCCGGAATTGAGGAGTGGGTTAAAGCTCAGCTCGACAAAGGAATAGATGAAAAAGATATTACTAGAGGGATTGAGCAGGCCATTTCATTGCAGCCGATCAATCAGCAAATTTGGATTTTGACCGACATGAACCGGGGCATCGTCCCAGTGGATCCGTTGGAGCGGGAGCTGCGGGATGTGATCGGCCGGCTGTATCAGCATTTATTCAAGAAAGCAGACCATATTACACGAATATGGTACGGTATACCACAAACAATCAAAGGGGCGGATGAACATGAGAATTTATACGAGAACCGGTGA
- a CDS encoding histidine phosphatase family protein → MDSAFIVHLIRHAPTKGNGLKQYVGWTDEAIVPFDGKKNTAVQQVWGSDLARCRQTAAILFPNAIYHADPNFRECHFGDWEMKTYEELKDAQNYRDWIDNPAELAPPGGESLMTVMQRVDDAVQSLPEGNEFYIVAHGGPIRYLLAKGSGQPFQRQMALHGHCYTLVWQSREAFEEGAPCISCSVEPLTANANM, encoded by the coding sequence ATGGACAGTGCTTTTATTGTTCATCTGATTCGCCATGCACCGACAAAAGGAAATGGCTTGAAGCAATACGTCGGCTGGACCGATGAAGCGATTGTGCCTTTTGACGGCAAAAAGAATACGGCGGTGCAGCAGGTCTGGGGAAGCGATTTGGCACGTTGCCGCCAGACGGCAGCAATCCTTTTTCCAAACGCTATTTATCACGCTGATCCAAACTTTCGGGAATGCCATTTTGGGGACTGGGAAATGAAAACGTATGAAGAATTGAAAGACGCCCAGAACTATAGGGACTGGATTGATAATCCGGCCGAACTGGCACCTCCTGGCGGAGAAAGTTTGATGACAGTCATGCAGAGGGTGGACGACGCAGTGCAGTCTCTTCCAGAAGGCAATGAATTTTATATTGTTGCCCACGGCGGACCGATCCGGTATTTATTGGCCAAAGGAAGTGGGCAGCCTTTTCAGCGGCAGATGGCACTCCACGGACATTGCTATACGCTGGTCTGGCAAAGCCGAGAAGCATTCGAGGAGGGAGCGCCATGCATATCGTGTTCGGTGGAGCCTTTAACGGCAAACGCCAATATGTAA
- the cobS gene encoding adenosylcobinamide-GDP ribazoletransferase encodes MRKNLANGLALAFQFFSVVPVKKELPLEKNDVTAMYLSLPWVGALMGSISVLIVFALRDYTEMSSLLAAFVIVLFLVTATGGLHLDGLADVGDAYFSYQDKEKRLEILEDPRIGAFGAMVLLFAVLGKIIVMSELVYKIPLVLLIVVPFFSRIGLLMLFGTTKTAKKTGLGAFFRQRANVKWLILAACLYLLIAAGFLVYYAGAVNAALFAAAFLLSLWLYRKWCLRQFGGVTGDLFGAYIEGAELLLWTVLLLFI; translated from the coding sequence ATGAGGAAGAATCTTGCAAACGGTTTGGCTTTGGCTTTTCAGTTTTTCTCGGTGGTGCCAGTGAAAAAAGAACTGCCTCTTGAAAAGAACGACGTAACGGCAATGTATCTGTCGCTTCCATGGGTGGGAGCCTTGATGGGGAGCATCTCTGTGTTAATTGTTTTTGCCTTAAGGGATTATACGGAAATGAGCTCCTTGCTTGCAGCGTTCGTGATTGTGCTGTTTTTAGTAACAGCGACAGGCGGCTTGCATCTGGACGGGCTCGCTGATGTTGGCGACGCTTATTTTTCGTATCAGGACAAGGAAAAGCGGCTTGAAATCTTAGAAGATCCGCGAATCGGCGCTTTTGGTGCGATGGTTTTATTGTTCGCGGTCCTTGGCAAAATCATTGTTATGTCAGAACTAGTCTACAAAATTCCGCTGGTTTTGCTTATTGTGGTTCCTTTTTTTTCAAGAATCGGTTTGCTGATGCTATTCGGCACTACCAAGACCGCAAAGAAAACGGGACTGGGCGCTTTTTTTCGCCAGCGTGCCAATGTCAAATGGCTGATTTTAGCGGCTTGCCTTTATCTGCTGATTGCAGCAGGGTTTCTTGTTTATTATGCAGGTGCAGTAAATGCGGCACTTTTTGCCGCCGCTTTCCTGTTGAGTCTCTGGCTATACCGGAAGTGGTGCCTGCGCCAGTTTGGCGGCGTGACGGGAGATTTGTTCGGAGCTTATATAGAAGGGGCTGAATTGCTGCTATGGACAGTGCTTTTATTGTTCATCTGA